DNA from Algisphaera agarilytica:
ACAGCAGTTCCGCGTTTTTTGCGGGCACCACCGTGTCGTCTTTCGCGTTGAACATCCAGGTCGATTTCGGGTCCAGGCGGTGGGCGATGTGCAGGGGTTCCACCGGATCGATGAGAGCGCGGAGCTTATCGCCGGAGTAGCCGTAGTGCTGCAAGGCCCCCCGGACGTGGAACGCGTCTTTCTGGCCGTTCTCGAGGATGTCCACACCGTCGCCGCCCGACAGGAAGAGGAATGTCTGGTTGAAGCAGCCGTCGAGCGCCGCGGCCGAGGTCGCAATAAAGCTGCCCAGGCTCGTGCCCTGGATGGCGATGCGGTCGTTGTCGATGTCCGCCAAGCCCGCTTCGTCGAAAGCGCAGATCACATCGTACGCCCGTCGGCAGTCGCCCACCGCCTGAGCCGCGTTAACCAGCGTGGTCACCCCGGTGAACTTCCGGTCTTCTTCCACCCGGCTGGCGTACCCGGGCAGTTCGATGACAAAGGCGTGCACGCCGCGCTGCTTCAAACCTCTGGCAAGTAACGTCGCTACCGGCAGGTCGGGGTGGAGCGTGTGGACCAACAGTACGGCCGGGCTCTTGGGCCCTTGGGCATCAGGCCCCCGTCCATCATCCGCCTGAGCTTCTGCGGGGCGATACCAACGCAGCACCGCCGTATCGATCCCCTCATCCCCGCTGGGTTTGGGCGAAGCGAATGTGACCACCGCATCGAATTCCTGGCGCGGGGTCTCGTGGACTTCGAACGCAAACGGCCCGCCCTCCCACGCCAGCGTCGCCAACACGTCCCCGGCCTGAGCCTGACCGTCCACCACTTCGCCTAGACTATCGACCGCCTCGAACGCCCGAGGCGTGTCCTGCGACCACGCGGGCACCGCCGCGGCCGACCACACCACCAGGGCCAAAAGGAGAATTCGCATCATCCAAACATGATATCGACCGTTTGGGCGATTCGATCCCTCGGTTGCGGTTCGGGTTGAAGCGAACCGACGCGCGGGGTCAAGCCCCGCGGCTAACGCGTGTTACGCAATCTGGAGCTTCACACCCGGTCGAACGCGCTGCTCGCCCGCTTCTCGGCACCGCAGTAAATGCATCGCATGTGCCGTTCGGACATCGGGCGTGAGCACTTGTGGCACTTGACCACGCCGACCTTGGTGGCCTTGCCGTCCGCCTGCCCGTCCATCAGATCGATGGTTTGCACGCGATCGAGCAGGTCTTGCTCCGTCAGATTGGTCTTGTCCTGGAGTAGCGACCACATCGCCATGCAGACCAGAGACAAACGCTCGAAGCGGTCTTCGAGGAACTGCACATCGCGCTGGGTCCGCCGGGAAGCACCGGCCTCGCGGACCTTGTCTTTCATGCGTCGCTGGCTCTCGCCACTCGAGCTGCTACCACTATGGGTCGAGTAACCGAACATTGCTGAATCCAACATGGTGTCTCCTCGTTGGGGCCCCACGGCCGATGATCACGGTTCTTTGTTGGCCCTAGGTTAACACCCCACCAAAGTTCAAGAATGGGAAAACACCCCCCGTTTCCCCCAGCTTCACCTTGGGTTACGTCGTTTTCTCGAGGTTATTCACGTTTTTCTCATGCGGTCTGCATCAACGGCTCACACATGCCGCCGATAGTTCTGCGCCAAGGATGGGTTATCCCACACTTGGCCCCGGGCAAGGACGCGCGGGCGAGTGGTGTGACCCCACGGAGACGCAGGATGACGCTCGACTACCGAACGGTATTTATCAGTGACACGCACCTGGGCAGCCGCGGATGCCAGGCGGCCGCCCTCTCGAAATTCATTAAGTACGTCCGCTGCGATCGGCTGTACCTGGTCGGCGATATCGTCGACATGTGGCGGCTCAAGCAGCGCTGGTACTGGCCCGGCGAACACAACAACGTGCTCCGCCGCATCCTCAACCAGACCAAGCACCACACCGACGTCGTCCTCGTCCCCGGCAACCACGACGAGGCCGCCCGGCAGTTCCTCCACTCGGACTTCGGCGGCATCCGCGTGCTGCCGTACGCCGTGCACGTCACCGCCGACGACCGCCGCCTGCTGGTGATCCACGGCGACCAGTTCGACCTGGTCGTCAAGCACTCCCGCTTCGTCTCCATGCTCGGCGGCAAGGCCTACGAAGCGCTCATCGCCTTCAACCGCCGCTACAACCAGGCGCGCGTCAAGCTCGGCCTGCCCTACCAATCGCTGTCCAAGACGATCAAGGGCAAGGTCAAATCGGCCTGCATGTTCATCAGCAAATTCGAAGAAACCCTTGCTCAAGAAGCCGAGAAACGCGGCCTCGACGGCGTGGTCTGCGGCCACATCCACGAGCCCGCCGCCCGCGAAGCGAACTCCGAGCACCCCACGTCGTATTACAACTGCGGCGACTGGGTCGAAAGCTGCACCGCCATGGTCGAGCACCACGACGGCCGCATGGAAGTGATCGACGGCATCAAGGCCGTCGAAGACATGCTCGCCCGTG
Protein-coding regions in this window:
- a CDS encoding UDP-2,3-diacylglucosamine diphosphatase, which encodes MTLDYRTVFISDTHLGSRGCQAAALSKFIKYVRCDRLYLVGDIVDMWRLKQRWYWPGEHNNVLRRILNQTKHHTDVVLVPGNHDEAARQFLHSDFGGIRVLPYAVHVTADDRRLLVIHGDQFDLVVKHSRFVSMLGGKAYEALIAFNRRYNQARVKLGLPYQSLSKTIKGKVKSACMFISKFEETLAQEAEKRGLDGVVCGHIHEPAAREANSEHPTSYYNCGDWVESCTAMVEHHDGRMEVIDGIKAVEDMLARDQAALGQPDPPSLHELIRSDRGLDLGEQWRVTMGHNRSRRRPETAQAQASEAELVIPSATTNGKHQ